The Streptomyces sp. CC0208 genome window below encodes:
- a CDS encoding DUF3817 domain-containing protein, translated as MKKSVLTRYRVMAYVTAVMLLVLCTCMVFKYGFDMGEGVTLVVSQIHGVLYIIYLVFAFDLGNKAKWPLGKLAWVLLSGTIPTAAFFVERKITHELEGSVVDGTPAPVKA; from the coding sequence ATGAAGAAGAGCGTGCTCACCCGCTACCGGGTGATGGCCTATGTCACCGCCGTCATGCTGCTCGTGCTGTGCACCTGCATGGTGTTCAAGTACGGCTTCGACATGGGTGAGGGCGTCACCTTGGTCGTCTCGCAGATCCATGGCGTCCTCTACATCATCTACCTGGTCTTCGCCTTCGATCTGGGCAACAAGGCCAAGTGGCCGCTCGGCAAGCTGGCGTGGGTGCTGCTCTCCGGGACGATCCCGACCGCCGCGTTCTTCGTCGAGCGGAAGATCACGCACGAGCTGGAAGGCAGCGTCGTCGACGGGACCCCGGCGCCCGTCAAGGCGTAA
- a CDS encoding MarR family transcriptional regulator has translation MPKPLSLPFDPIARADELWKQRWGNVPSMAAITSIMRAHQILLGEVDAVVKPYGLTFARYEALVLLNFSKAGELTMSKIGERLMVHPTSVTNTVDRLVRSGLVDKRPNPNDGRGTLASITDKGREVVEAATRDLMAMDFGLGVYDAEECAEIFAMLRPLRIAARDFDED, from the coding sequence GTGCCGAAGCCGCTCAGTCTTCCCTTCGACCCCATCGCCCGCGCCGACGAACTCTGGAAGCAGCGCTGGGGAAACGTGCCGTCCATGGCGGCGATCACCTCGATCATGCGTGCGCACCAGATCCTGCTCGGCGAGGTCGACGCGGTGGTCAAGCCGTACGGACTGACGTTCGCGCGGTACGAGGCGCTCGTGCTGCTGAACTTCTCCAAGGCCGGCGAGCTGACGATGTCGAAGATCGGCGAGCGGCTCATGGTGCATCCGACGTCCGTCACCAACACCGTGGACCGCCTGGTCAGGTCCGGCCTGGTCGACAAGCGCCCCAACCCCAACGACGGCCGCGGCACCCTCGCCTCCATCACCGACAAGGGCCGCGAGGTCGTCGAGGCCGCCACGCGGGACCTCATGGCGATGGACTTCGGGCTCGGCGTGTACGACGCCGAGGAGTGCGCGGAGATCTTCGCGATGCTGCGCCCGCTGAGGATCGCCGCGAGGGACTTCGACGAGGACTGA
- a CDS encoding TetR/AcrR family transcriptional regulator: MSPESAKSLETKAKLLEGALRTLTEQGIAKTSARTVAAAAGVNQALVFYHFGSVDELLAAACRYGAERAVARYRARLAAVTSLSELLAVGRKVHEEERAGGHVALLGQLLAGAQTHATLGPATAAGLELWITEIEQVLTRVLAATPFGEFADPAGLARAVAASFVGIELYEGVDASGATAALDALEQLGVLVAALEDLGPVAQRAVRHHLRRTGRR, translated from the coding sequence GTGAGCCCGGAGTCCGCCAAGTCCCTGGAGACCAAGGCCAAACTCCTGGAGGGCGCCCTGCGCACCCTCACCGAACAGGGCATCGCCAAGACCTCCGCCCGTACGGTCGCGGCGGCCGCCGGGGTCAACCAGGCGCTGGTCTTCTACCACTTCGGTTCCGTGGACGAACTCCTCGCCGCGGCCTGCCGCTACGGCGCGGAGCGCGCCGTGGCCCGCTACCGGGCACGGCTGGCCGCCGTGACCTCGCTGTCCGAACTCCTCGCGGTGGGACGCAAGGTCCACGAGGAGGAGCGGGCCGGAGGGCATGTGGCCCTCCTCGGCCAGCTGCTGGCCGGCGCCCAGACCCACGCCACCCTCGGCCCCGCCACCGCTGCCGGCCTGGAGCTGTGGATCACCGAGATCGAGCAGGTCCTCACCAGAGTCCTCGCGGCCACGCCCTTCGGCGAGTTCGCCGACCCCGCGGGCCTGGCCCGGGCGGTGGCCGCGTCCTTCGTGGGCATCGAGCTGTACGAAGGGGTCGACGCGTCCGGTGCCACCGCGGCCCTGGACGCCCTGGAGCAGCTCGGCGTGCTCGTCGCCGCGCTGGAGGACCTGGGACCGGTCGCCCAACGCGCGGTACGCCACCACCTCCGCAGAACCGGCCGCCGGTAG
- a CDS encoding DUF4166 domain-containing protein, whose translation MTSMFRTVMGADFDRLHPQLQRRFSVGLTTGEACTGRGVMDRIWHGGAFVKPFLALGTTRNILVPRPGRSVPFVIENVPYADTYGRETVTFVRTFHLPGRPRRFDAQMVLSPKGDRVLDYLGTHQHLASELHFRAEPDGSLLIRSGEHRFREGLVDVRVPELIGATAEVRESYDERAGRFRISVRVVNRYFGPLFGYEGSFEATYSDIAACGVRPGLRPLREEARA comes from the coding sequence ATGACCTCGATGTTCCGCACGGTGATGGGCGCCGACTTCGACCGCCTCCACCCGCAGCTCCAGCGCCGCTTCTCGGTCGGCCTGACCACCGGCGAGGCCTGCACGGGCAGGGGCGTCATGGACCGCATCTGGCACGGCGGGGCATTCGTGAAGCCCTTCCTGGCCCTCGGTACGACCCGCAACATCCTGGTGCCGAGACCGGGGCGGAGCGTGCCGTTCGTGATCGAGAACGTCCCCTACGCGGACACCTACGGCCGTGAGACGGTGACCTTCGTGCGCACCTTCCACCTGCCCGGCCGCCCCCGCCGCTTCGACGCCCAGATGGTGCTGAGCCCCAAGGGCGACCGCGTCCTCGACTACCTCGGCACCCACCAGCACCTGGCCAGCGAGCTGCACTTCCGCGCCGAGCCCGACGGCTCGCTGCTGATCCGCTCCGGGGAGCACCGGTTCCGGGAGGGCTTGGTGGACGTCCGGGTGCCCGAGCTGATCGGCGCGACGGCGGAGGTGAGGGAGTCGTACGACGAGCGGGCGGGCCGTTTCCGTATCAGCGTCCGGGTCGTCAACCGGTACTTCGGCCCGCTCTTCGGCTACGAGGGCAGCTTCGAGGCGACGTACAGCGACATCGCGGCCTGCGGAGTCCGCCCCGGTCTCCGTCCCCTCCGCGAGGAGGCGCGCGCGTGA
- a CDS encoding MTH1187 family thiamine-binding protein — protein MIVAFSVTPLGVGEDVGEYVADAVRIVRESGLPNRTDAMFTSIEGDWDEVMDVVKRAVAAVEARAPRVSLVLKADIRPGVTDGLTSKVETVERHLAD, from the coding sequence ATGATCGTCGCCTTCTCCGTGACCCCGCTCGGGGTCGGCGAGGACGTGGGGGAGTACGTCGCCGACGCGGTGCGGATCGTCCGTGAGTCGGGGCTCCCGAACCGTACCGACGCCATGTTCACCTCGATCGAGGGGGACTGGGACGAGGTCATGGACGTCGTGAAGCGTGCCGTGGCCGCCGTGGAGGCACGGGCGCCGCGGGTGTCGCTGGTGCTCAAGGCCGACATCCGGCCCGGCGTCACGGACGGTCTGACCTCCAAGGTGGAGACGGTGGAGCGGCACCTCGCCGACTGA
- a CDS encoding DUF3817 domain-containing protein, whose protein sequence is MDLKTASAIRRLRLVSAPEAVSFLLLLVCSVLKRTTDFNAVPVMGMVHGVLFILYVIFWLDAWNRAKWSAKTGIWFFVLSVLPTGGFFAERRLKREAEDAVIASRARQEGKVNA, encoded by the coding sequence GTGGACCTCAAGACAGCCTCCGCCATCCGACGCCTCCGCCTTGTCTCCGCGCCCGAGGCGGTCTCGTTCCTGCTCCTGCTCGTCTGCTCGGTGCTGAAGCGGACCACGGACTTCAACGCCGTGCCGGTGATGGGCATGGTCCACGGCGTCCTGTTCATCCTGTACGTGATCTTCTGGCTGGACGCCTGGAACCGCGCCAAGTGGTCCGCGAAGACGGGGATCTGGTTCTTCGTGCTCTCCGTGCTGCCCACCGGCGGCTTCTTCGCCGAGCGCAGGCTCAAGCGTGAGGCCGAGGACGCGGTCATCGCCTCCCGTGCTCGCCAGGAAGGAAAGGTGAACGCATGA
- a CDS encoding AIM24 family protein, whose product MFRLQGSKVLAVDMTGDAVKAKNGSMVAYDGQMAFKKMSGGGEGIRGMVTRRITGEQMTVMEVSGHGTCWFADRASEINLVSLQGDKLYVESSNLLATDAGLRTGTSFTGLRGASQGNGLFTTTVEGHGQAAIMSDGPAVVLRVSRQYPLTVDPGAYIAHQGNLSQSFQSGVTFRTFMGEGGGEAFQIRFEGDGLVYVQPSERNTIAGDV is encoded by the coding sequence ATGTTTCGACTCCAAGGCAGCAAGGTGCTCGCCGTCGACATGACCGGAGACGCCGTGAAGGCGAAGAACGGCTCGATGGTCGCGTACGACGGGCAGATGGCGTTCAAGAAGATGAGCGGCGGTGGTGAGGGGATCCGCGGCATGGTGACCCGGCGCATCACCGGCGAACAGATGACCGTGATGGAGGTGTCGGGGCACGGGACGTGCTGGTTCGCGGACCGGGCCTCGGAGATCAACCTCGTCAGTCTCCAGGGGGACAAGCTGTACGTGGAGTCGAGCAACCTGCTCGCGACCGACGCCGGGCTGAGGACGGGCACGTCCTTCACCGGCCTGCGCGGCGCCTCCCAGGGCAACGGGCTGTTCACGACCACGGTCGAGGGACACGGCCAGGCGGCCATCATGTCGGACGGCCCGGCGGTCGTCCTGCGGGTCAGCCGGCAGTACCCGCTGACCGTCGACCCCGGCGCCTACATCGCCCACCAGGGCAACCTGAGCCAGTCCTTCCAGTCCGGTGTGACGTTCCGCACGTTCATGGGCGAGGGCGGCGGCGAGGCCTTCCAGATCCGCTTCGAGGGGGACGGTCTGGTGTACGTCCAGCCCAGCGAGCGCAACACGATCGCGGGAGATGTGTGA
- a CDS encoding AIM24 family protein, with amino-acid sequence MPFREINSKMVEATVMPGQRLFSQRGAMLAYKGEVSFTPNIQGGQGGVMSMIGRRVANEDTPLMTVEGSGTVLFGHGGHHVTVINLSGDTLFVEADRLLAFEGTLQQGTMFMGSQGGVMGMVRGQISGQGLFTTTLKGHGSVAVMAHGGVFEVPITPQRPVHVDPQAYVAHYGDVRNKLSTALGWRDMVGRGSGEAFQLELSGNGVVYVQASEEKL; translated from the coding sequence ATGCCCTTCCGCGAGATCAACTCCAAGATGGTCGAGGCCACGGTGATGCCCGGCCAGCGCCTGTTCAGCCAGCGCGGCGCGATGCTGGCGTACAAGGGCGAGGTGTCCTTCACGCCCAACATCCAGGGCGGCCAGGGCGGCGTCATGTCGATGATCGGCCGCCGCGTGGCCAACGAGGACACGCCCCTGATGACCGTCGAGGGCAGCGGCACGGTCCTGTTCGGGCACGGCGGGCACCACGTCACGGTCATCAACCTCTCCGGCGACACCCTGTTCGTCGAGGCGGACCGCCTGCTCGCCTTCGAGGGCACCCTCCAGCAGGGCACCATGTTCATGGGCTCCCAGGGGGGCGTCATGGGCATGGTGCGCGGCCAGATCAGCGGCCAGGGCCTGTTCACGACCACGCTGAAGGGCCACGGCTCGGTGGCCGTGATGGCCCACGGCGGGGTCTTCGAGGTCCCCATCACCCCACAGCGCCCGGTCCACGTCGACCCGCAGGCCTACGTCGCCCACTACGGCGACGTCCGCAACAAGCTGTCGACGGCGCTCGGCTGGCGCGACATGGTGGGCCGGGGCTCCGGCGAGGCCTTCCAGCTGGAGCTCAGCGGGAACGGCGTGGTGTACGTGCAGGCGTCCGAGGAGAAGCTGTGA
- a CDS encoding AIM24 family protein: protein MSHYPGAGPTVFDPMTLPSDDNVNNYTFCVELKGSQWFLQKGKMIAYYGQMDFNGIGHGRLDGLVRTSFHSPLHASDWVVAQGSGKMLLADRAFDVNSYDLEDGNLTIRSGNLLAFQPSLALKQSIVPGFLTLIGTGKFVAASNGPVVFMEPPIRVDPQALVGWADCPSPCHHYDHGYMTGLMGGLRAMTGLGGASGEEHQFEFVGAGTVLLQSTEVLMAEQATGVVPSEPGVPGGYGAPAGQPQQPGVPRLPGQLGDLQRRFGL from the coding sequence GTGAGCCACTACCCGGGCGCGGGCCCGACCGTGTTCGACCCGATGACACTGCCGTCGGACGACAACGTCAACAACTACACCTTCTGCGTGGAGCTCAAGGGGAGCCAGTGGTTCCTGCAGAAGGGGAAGATGATCGCCTACTACGGGCAGATGGATTTCAACGGCATCGGACACGGTCGGCTCGACGGTCTCGTCCGCACGTCGTTCCATTCGCCTCTGCACGCGAGCGACTGGGTCGTGGCGCAGGGTTCGGGCAAGATGCTCCTCGCCGACCGGGCCTTCGACGTGAATTCGTACGACCTCGAAGACGGCAACCTGACCATTCGCTCGGGCAACCTGCTCGCTTTTCAGCCAAGTCTCGCGCTCAAGCAGTCGATCGTGCCCGGCTTCCTGACCCTCATCGGAACCGGAAAGTTCGTGGCCGCCTCCAACGGTCCGGTGGTGTTCATGGAGCCCCCGATCCGGGTGGACCCGCAAGCGCTTGTGGGCTGGGCGGACTGCCCCTCGCCCTGCCACCACTACGACCACGGCTACATGACGGGTCTGATGGGCGGTCTACGTGCGATGACGGGCCTCGGCGGGGCCTCCGGGGAGGAGCACCAGTTCGAGTTCGTGGGGGCAGGCACCGTACTGCTCCAGTCGACCGAGGTCCTGATGGCCGAGCAGGCCACGGGGGTGGTTCCGTCCGAGCCCGGAGTACCCGGCGGTTACGGGGCACCCGCAGGCCAGCCGCAGCAGCCGGGCGTACCGCGCCTTCCCGGACAGCTGGGGGACCTCCAGCGTCGCTTCGGGCTGTGA
- a CDS encoding MarR family transcriptional regulator — protein METETATRWLTDAEQCAWRTHLEVNRLLTYQLERDLQPFGLTMNDYEILVNLSESEGVRMRMSDLASATLQSKSRLSHQITRMENADLVRRENCESDRRGLYAVLTEHGMETMKKVAPHHVASVRRHFIDLVQPESLRELDKALKPIAEHLRGHRGRP, from the coding sequence ATGGAGACCGAGACGGCCACGCGCTGGCTGACCGATGCGGAGCAGTGCGCCTGGCGCACCCACCTGGAGGTCAACAGGCTGTTGACGTATCAGCTCGAGCGGGACCTTCAGCCGTTCGGGCTGACGATGAACGACTACGAGATCCTGGTCAATCTCTCCGAGTCGGAGGGCGTACGGATGCGGATGAGCGACCTCGCGTCCGCCACCCTCCAGTCCAAGAGCCGGCTCTCGCACCAGATCACCCGCATGGAGAACGCGGACCTGGTCCGGCGCGAGAACTGCGAGTCCGACCGCCGCGGCCTGTACGCCGTGCTGACCGAGCACGGCATGGAGACGATGAAGAAGGTCGCGCCGCATCATGTGGCGTCTGTACGGAGGCACTTCATCGACCTCGTGCAGCCCGAGTCCCTGAGGGAGCTGGACAAGGCCCTGAAGCCCATCGCGGAGCACCTGCGGGGGCACCGGGGACGTCCCTGA
- a CDS encoding HAMP domain-containing sensor histidine kinase, with protein MRRLFGSVRARATLAATAVVAVALVAAGAVVLLSLRSNLVGQADTAADGAARNVASQIAQGVPYRELDLDGDHPAQVVDRDGRVLAASEDLEAISGTGVSDVTPVARPDARPDGDEDDAEAGEVGEVTWHGQGRATVDGESVAYRFAQVEVTDRGDRTVRVYAGASLEAQQDAVHTAATVMLVGLPLLLAVVAWVTWTVTRRALRPVEAIRREMAAITASEDLARRVPVPDTHDEVARLARTTNETLAALETSVERQRRFVADASHELRSPIASLRTQLEVAAAHPALLDLDGAVEDTVRLQHLAADLLLLARLDAGERVADARVELAALVRERAAGRSGVSVRAEAVEVTGSRGQLERVLDNLLDNARRHARSAVVVTVRRDGDHHAVVEVADDGDGVPAGDRERIFERFVRLDEARARDDGGAGLGLAIARDVAARHGGTLTVRDAPAGGALFELRLPTA; from the coding sequence ATGAGGCGGCTGTTCGGCTCGGTCCGGGCGCGGGCCACCTTGGCCGCGACCGCGGTGGTGGCCGTGGCCCTGGTCGCCGCGGGCGCCGTCGTCCTGCTGTCGCTGCGCAGCAATCTCGTGGGGCAGGCGGACACGGCCGCCGACGGCGCCGCCCGCAATGTGGCGTCGCAGATCGCACAGGGCGTGCCGTACCGGGAGCTGGACCTGGACGGGGACCACCCGGCCCAGGTGGTCGACCGGGACGGGCGGGTCCTCGCGGCGAGCGAGGACCTGGAGGCGATCAGCGGCACCGGCGTCAGCGACGTCACGCCCGTCGCCCGCCCCGACGCGCGGCCGGACGGCGACGAGGACGACGCCGAGGCGGGCGAGGTCGGCGAGGTCACCTGGCACGGCCAGGGCCGGGCCACCGTGGACGGGGAGAGCGTCGCGTACCGGTTCGCCCAGGTCGAGGTCACGGACCGCGGCGACCGGACGGTCCGGGTGTACGCCGGTGCCTCGCTCGAGGCCCAGCAGGACGCCGTGCACACCGCCGCCACGGTCATGCTCGTCGGGCTGCCCCTGCTGCTCGCGGTGGTCGCCTGGGTGACCTGGACGGTCACGCGCCGGGCCCTGCGCCCGGTCGAGGCCATCCGCCGCGAGATGGCGGCGATCACCGCCTCCGAGGACCTCGCCCGTCGCGTGCCGGTGCCGGACACCCACGACGAGGTGGCCCGGCTCGCCCGCACCACCAACGAGACCCTGGCCGCCCTGGAGACCTCCGTCGAGCGGCAGCGCCGGTTCGTCGCCGACGCCTCGCACGAGCTGCGCAGTCCGATCGCCTCACTGCGCACCCAGCTCGAAGTGGCCGCCGCGCACCCCGCGTTGCTGGATCTGGACGGCGCGGTCGAGGACACGGTACGGCTCCAGCACCTGGCCGCGGACCTGCTGTTGCTGGCCCGCCTGGACGCGGGGGAGCGGGTCGCCGACGCCCGGGTCGAACTGGCGGCGCTGGTACGGGAGCGGGCCGCCGGGCGGTCCGGGGTGAGCGTGCGGGCGGAGGCCGTGGAAGTGACGGGGTCCCGGGGGCAGTTGGAGCGGGTGCTCGACAACCTGCTGGACAACGCGCGGCGGCACGCGAGGTCGGCGGTCGTGGTGACGGTACGACGGGACGGGGACCACCACGCGGTGGTCGAGGTCGCCGACGACGGGGACGGGGTGCCCGCCGGAGACCGGGAGCGGATCTTCGAGCGGTTCGTGCGGCTGGACGAGGCGCGGGCGCGGGACGACGGGGGCGCCGGGCTCGGTCTCGCCATCGCCCGGGACGTCGCCGCCCGGCACGGCGGCACGCTCACGGTCCGGGACGCGCCGGCAGGCGGAGCCCTGTTCGAACTCCGCCTGCCGACCGCCTAG
- a CDS encoding response regulator transcription factor → MIVEDERRLALSLAKGLTAEGYAVDVVHDGREGLHRATEGSYDLVILDIMLPGLNGYRVCAALRAAGHEVPILMLTAKDGEYDEAEGLDTGADDYLTKPFSYVVLVARIKALLRRRGNGAGASPVLELGELRIDTAAHRVFLDGSEVTLTAKEFSVLEQLALRAGEVVSKAQILEHVWDFAYDGDPNIVEVYVSTLRRKLDAGLIRTVRGAGYRLETGG, encoded by the coding sequence TTGATCGTCGAGGACGAACGCCGCCTAGCCCTGTCCCTCGCCAAGGGCCTCACCGCCGAGGGCTACGCCGTCGACGTCGTCCATGACGGCCGCGAGGGACTGCACCGGGCCACCGAGGGGTCGTACGACCTGGTGATCCTCGACATCATGCTGCCCGGCCTCAACGGCTACCGGGTCTGCGCCGCCCTGCGCGCGGCCGGCCACGAGGTGCCGATCCTGATGCTCACCGCCAAGGACGGCGAGTACGACGAGGCCGAGGGCCTGGACACCGGCGCCGACGACTACCTGACCAAGCCCTTCTCCTACGTCGTCCTCGTGGCCCGCATCAAGGCCCTGCTGCGGCGGCGCGGGAACGGCGCCGGGGCCTCGCCGGTGCTCGAACTCGGGGAACTGCGGATCGACACCGCCGCCCACCGGGTCTTCCTCGACGGCAGCGAAGTCACCCTCACCGCCAAGGAGTTCTCGGTCCTGGAACAGCTCGCGCTGCGGGCCGGCGAGGTGGTGTCCAAGGCGCAGATCCTGGAGCACGTCTGGGACTTCGCGTACGACGGCGACCCCAACATCGTCGAGGTGTACGTCAGCACCCTGCGCCGGAAACTGGACGCGGGGCTCATCCGGACCGTCCGCGGCGCCGGGTACCGACTGGAGACCGGCGGATGA
- a CDS encoding PepSY domain-containing protein encodes MKRNIVIATLTAATLATGGTVAAFASGNDEATATQRQADTSAQVAADRDDDSADDRDDDASEDRTAVSGGKVSAAEAIAAALKHTPGTALSADLDDDGADAWEVSVVKGDGTEYDVRIAPDSGKVLGAQRDTDDDRDADDRAELTAVKGAHTDAREAALAAAAKGTVTEVGLDDERGTVVWTADTVKDGRHSEWTVALDSGKVTQDRDDDGDDA; translated from the coding sequence ATGAAGCGCAACATCGTCATCGCCACCCTCACCGCCGCCACGCTGGCCACCGGCGGCACCGTCGCGGCCTTCGCGTCGGGGAACGACGAGGCGACGGCGACGCAGCGCCAGGCCGACACGAGCGCCCAGGTCGCCGCGGACCGCGACGACGACTCCGCCGACGACCGGGACGACGACGCCTCCGAGGACCGTACGGCGGTCTCCGGCGGCAAGGTCAGCGCCGCGGAGGCGATCGCGGCCGCCCTGAAGCACACGCCGGGCACCGCCCTCTCCGCCGACCTGGACGACGACGGGGCCGACGCGTGGGAGGTCTCCGTGGTCAAGGGCGACGGCACCGAGTACGACGTGCGGATCGCCCCGGACTCCGGCAAGGTGCTCGGTGCGCAGCGCGACACCGACGACGACCGCGACGCCGACGACCGCGCAGAGCTCACCGCGGTGAAGGGTGCGCACACCGACGCCCGCGAGGCCGCGCTGGCCGCCGCCGCGAAGGGGACGGTCACCGAGGTCGGCCTCGACGACGAGCGGGGCACCGTGGTCTGGACGGCGGACACCGTGAAGGACGGCAGGCACAGCGAGTGGACGGTCGCCCTCGACTCGGGCAAGGTCACCCAGGACCGTGACGACGACGGCGACGACGCCTGA
- the meaB gene encoding methylmalonyl Co-A mutase-associated GTPase MeaB — MQDVSTLVAQAREGRPRAVARLISLVEGASPQLREVMEALAPLTGNAYVVGLTGSPGVGKSTSTSALVTAYRKQGRRVGVLAVDPSSPFSGGALLGDRVRMSEHASDPGVYIRSMATRGHLGGLAWAAPQAIRVLDAAGCDVVLVETVGVGQSEVEIASQADTSVVLLAPGMGDGIQAAKAGILEIGDVYVVNKADRDGADATARELNHMLGLGESRAPGDWRPPIVKTVASRAEGVDEVVEALEKHRAWMEEHGVLAERRRTRAAHEVETIAVTALRERIDDLRGDRRLDALAERIVAGELDPYRAADELVEGLTRG, encoded by the coding sequence ATGCAGGACGTCTCCACCCTGGTGGCCCAGGCCAGGGAGGGCCGGCCGCGGGCCGTGGCCCGGCTGATCTCCCTCGTGGAGGGGGCGTCCCCGCAGCTCAGGGAGGTCATGGAAGCGCTCGCCCCGCTGACGGGCAACGCGTACGTGGTGGGCCTGACGGGCTCGCCCGGGGTGGGCAAGTCGACGTCCACCTCGGCCCTGGTGACCGCCTACCGCAAGCAGGGCAGGCGGGTCGGCGTCCTGGCCGTCGACCCGTCCTCGCCGTTCTCCGGCGGCGCGCTGCTCGGCGACCGGGTCCGCATGTCGGAGCACGCCTCCGACCCCGGCGTCTACATCCGCTCCATGGCGACCCGCGGCCACCTCGGCGGCCTCGCCTGGGCCGCCCCGCAGGCCATCCGGGTCCTGGACGCGGCCGGCTGCGACGTGGTCCTGGTCGAGACGGTCGGCGTCGGCCAGTCCGAGGTGGAGATCGCCTCCCAGGCGGACACCTCCGTGGTGCTGCTCGCGCCGGGCATGGGCGACGGCATCCAGGCCGCCAAGGCCGGAATCCTGGAGATCGGCGACGTGTACGTCGTCAACAAGGCCGACCGCGACGGCGCCGACGCGACCGCCCGCGAGCTCAACCACATGCTGGGCCTCGGCGAGTCCCGCGCCCCCGGCGACTGGCGCCCGCCGATCGTCAAGACGGTCGCCTCCCGCGCGGAGGGCGTCGACGAGGTCGTGGAAGCCCTGGAGAAGCACCGCGCCTGGATGGAGGAGCACGGCGTCCTCGCCGAGCGCCGCCGCACCCGCGCCGCCCACGAGGTCGAGACGATCGCCGTCACCGCCCTGCGCGAACGCATCGACGACCTGCGCGGCGACCGGCGCCTGGACGCCCTAGCGGAGAGGATCGTGGCCGGCGAGCTGGACCCCTACCGCGCGGCGGACGAACTGGTCGAGGGCCTGACCCGGGGCTGA
- a CDS encoding acetyl-CoA C-acetyltransferase produces the protein MSGSNSTTSVIVAGARTPMGRLLGSLKSFSGADLGGFAIKAALDRAGIGGDQVQYVIMGQVLQAGAGQIPARQAAVKAGIPMNVPALTINKVCLSGLDAIALADQLIRAGEFDVIVAGGQESMTNAPHLLPKSREGFKYGAIEMLDAMAYDGLTDAFENIAMGESTEKHNTRLGIQRPEQDEFSALSHQRAAAAQKNGVFEAEITPVEIPQRKGEPVVFSKDEGIRGDTTAESLGKLRPAFTKDGTITAGSASQISDGAAAVVVMSKTKAQELGLEWIAEIGAHGNVAGPDNSLQSQPSNAILHALKKEGLEVSDLDLIEINEAFAAVAVQSMKDLGVSTEKVNVNGGAIALGHPIGMSGARLVLHLALELRRRGGGVGAAALCGGGGQGDALVVRVPKA, from the coding sequence ATGTCTGGATCGAACAGCACGACCTCGGTGATCGTCGCGGGTGCCCGTACGCCCATGGGGCGGTTGCTGGGCTCGCTGAAGTCCTTCTCGGGAGCCGACCTCGGCGGCTTCGCGATCAAGGCCGCCCTCGACCGTGCGGGGATCGGTGGCGACCAGGTGCAGTACGTCATCATGGGCCAGGTGCTCCAGGCCGGCGCGGGCCAGATCCCGGCCCGCCAGGCCGCCGTCAAGGCCGGCATCCCGATGAACGTCCCGGCGCTGACCATCAACAAGGTGTGTCTGTCGGGCCTCGACGCGATCGCGCTGGCCGACCAGCTGATCCGCGCCGGCGAGTTCGACGTGATCGTCGCGGGCGGCCAGGAGTCCATGACCAACGCCCCCCACCTGCTCCCGAAGTCCCGTGAGGGCTTCAAGTACGGGGCGATCGAGATGCTCGACGCCATGGCGTACGACGGCCTCACCGACGCCTTCGAGAACATCGCCATGGGCGAGTCCACCGAGAAGCACAACACCCGCCTCGGCATCCAGCGCCCCGAGCAGGACGAGTTCTCCGCCCTGTCCCACCAGCGGGCCGCCGCCGCGCAGAAGAACGGCGTCTTCGAGGCCGAGATCACCCCCGTGGAGATCCCGCAGCGCAAGGGCGAGCCGGTCGTCTTCAGCAAGGACGAGGGCATCCGCGGCGACACCACCGCCGAGTCCCTGGGCAAGCTGCGCCCCGCGTTCACCAAGGACGGCACCATCACCGCCGGCTCCGCCTCGCAGATCTCGGACGGTGCGGCGGCCGTGGTCGTGATGAGCAAGACCAAGGCGCAGGAGCTCGGCCTGGAGTGGATCGCCGAGATCGGCGCCCACGGCAATGTGGCGGGCCCGGACAACTCCCTGCAGTCCCAGCCGTCCAACGCGATCCTGCACGCCCTCAAGAAGGAGGGCCTGGAGGTCTCCGACCTCGACCTGATCGAGATCAACGAGGCGTTCGCGGCCGTCGCCGTCCAGTCGATGAAGGACCTCGGCGTGTCCACCGAAAAGGTGAACGTGAACGGCGGCGCCATCGCCCTCGGCCACCCCATCGGCATGTCCGGCGCCCGGCTCGTCCTGCACCTCGCCCTGGAGCTCAGGCGGCGCGGCGGCGGCGTGGGCGCGGCGGCCCTGTGCGGCGGCGGCGGTCAGGGTGACGCGCTCGTCGTGCGGGTACCCAAGGCCTGA